One Ferribacterium limneticum genomic window, AATTCGAGTAGCGCCTTGAGGTCAACCTTGCCGGCGCCGTCATTTAAAATTTCGACGAAATTTCCGGTTGACCGTAGCAATGCCATTTTTTCGGCATTTTCAACGGCGCCAACGATCAGCACCGGCTCGCCTTGCAGAACACGCGCCGTCAGCGGAATTTCCAGCCGGCTATCGACTACCACGCGCAAAGGCTGACGCGTCGTCGCCACATCGCGCACGGTCAGACTCGGATCGTCGTCGCGCACGGTGCCGATACCGGTCAGGATGGCGCAGGCACGGGCCCGCCAGGCGTGACCGTCACGCCGCGCATCGGGACCGGTGATCCACTGGCTGACGCCGTTGTTGAGAGCCGTCTTTCCATCCAGACTGGCCGCCGCCTTGAGGCGCAACCACGGCCGGCCACGCGTCATGCGCGAGACAAAGCCAATGTTCAGTTCGCGCGCCTCGTTTTCCAGCAAACCGCTCGCCGTCTCGATACCAGCCGCCTGCAACAAGGCGAGGCCTTTGCCAGACACGAGCGGATTCGGATCGGTCATTGCCGCCACGACGCGCGAAACGCCGGCAGCAATCAGCGCCTCGGCGCAGGGCGGCGTGCGGCCGTGATGGCTGCACGGCTCCAGCGTCACGTAAGCCGTCGCGCCCTTGGCTTTCTCGCCAGCGGCGCGCAGGGCATGGACTTCGGCATGCGGCTCGCCGGCTTTCTCGTGCCAGCCTTCGCCAACGATTTCACCGTCGCGGACCACGACGCAACCAACCCGCGGATTGGGCGATGTCGTCCACAGGCCGCGCTCAGCCAGCTGCAGGGCGCGCGCCATCATGCCGTAGTCGACGGCTGAAAAGCTCATTTTTTCTTGGAGGTTGGCGAAACTTCGCGGATCGCCTTGGAGAAGGCATCCACGTCTTCAAAGTTGCGATAGACCGAGGCGAAGCGGATGTAGGCCACTTTGTCGAGCTTCTTGAGCTCGCGCATGACCAGTTCGCCCAGTTGCTGTGTCGTCACCTCGCGCTCACCGGCGGAACGCAATCTTTCCTCGATATCGGCGACAGCGGCATCGACCGATTCAATCGACACCGGCCGCTTGCGCAGCGCCAGTTCCAGACTGGCGCGCAGCTTGGCCCGGCTGAACTCGGTGCGCAGGCCATTTTTCTTGACCACTTGCGGCAGCTGGATTTCAGCCCGCTCGTAGGTGGTGAAACGCTTGTCACAGGCGTTGCACTTTCTGCGGCGACGAACGACATCCGCCTCGTCGGAGAGGCGGGTATCAACAACCGCCGTGTCGTCGTTGCCGCAGAAGGGGCATTTCACTTCAAACTCCCGAAAATTCCAGCGCGCCGCCCGAACAAGGCAGCGCCGTGCGGGCAAGCGCTGGAATTTTCACGCGCCGTAAACCGGGAACTTGGCGCACAAGGCAGCAACCTTGGCACGCACGGTGGCGGCAACGGCTTCGTCGTTCGGCGCCTCGAGCACGTCAGCCACCAGATGGGCGATGGTTTCAGCTTCGATTTCGGTGAAACCACGCGTCGTCATGGCCGGCGAACCGATGCGGATGCCGGAGGTAACGAACGGCTTCTGCGGGTCGTTCGGGATGCCGTTCTTGTTGACCGTGATGTGGGCGCGACCGAGGGCGGCTTCGGCTTCCTTGCCGGTGATGTTCTTGGCCCGCAGGTCGAGCAGGAAGACGTGGCTTTCGGTGCGACCGGAAACGATGCGCAGACCGCGCTCTTCGCCGAGTACGCGGGCCATGACACGGGCGTTATTGATGACCTGTTCCTGGTAGTTCTTGAACTCCGGCGTCGCGGCTTCCTTGAAGGCGACGGCCTTGGCTGCGATGACGTGCTCGAGCGGGCCGCCTTGCAGGCCGGGGAAGATGGCGGAATTGAGGGCCTTTTCGTGCTCGGCCTTCATCAGGATGACGCCACCGCGCGGGCCGCGCAGAGTTTTGTGCGTGGTCGAGGTCACGACATCGGCGAAGGGCACCGGGTTCGGGTAGAAACCGGCGGCGATCAGGCCGGCGTAGTGAGCCATGTCCACCCAGAAAATGGCGCCGACTTCCTTGGCGATCCTGGCGAAGCGTTCCCAGTCGATACGCAGGGCGTAGGCCGAGGCGCCGGCGACGATGATCTTCGGCTTGTGCTCGCGGGCCAGCGCTTCCATCTTGTCGTAATCGATGGCTTCGTTGGCATCGAGGCCGTAGGAAACGACGTTGAACCACTTGCCGGACATGTTGAGCGCCATGCCGTGGGTCAGGTGACCACCTTCGGCCAGGCTCATGCCCATGATGGTGTCGCCCGGCTTGGCAAAGGCCATGAGCACGGCCTGGTTGGCCTGCGAACCGGAATTCGGCTGGACGTTGGCGGCATCGGCGCCGAACAGCTTCTTCAAACGGTCGATGGCGATCTGCTCGACGACGTCGACGTATTCGCAGCCACCGTAGTAACGCTTGCCCGGGTAGCCTTCGGCATACTTGTTGGTGAGCTGGGAGCCCTGGGCTTCCATGACGGCCTTGCTCACGTAGTTTTCGGACGCGATCAGTTCGATGTGGTCTTCCTGACGCTGCACTTCGGCCTGCATGGCCTTCCAGAGTTCAGGATCAACTTTTGCCAGGGTGTCTTTCGCGGAAAACATGTCAAATGCCTCAAGCCATTGAAAAGGGGTCGAATTTTATCATGCCGGAAGCTCGTCAAGGGCGCCCGGTTCGAGATGGTCGGTTTCGCCCCACGCATTCAGGCTCCACTGGCCGTCCACAGTGGCAATCCAGTTGATCCCGGCGTTGGGAATCAGGAAATCGCGCGGCGTTTCCAGCGAGTTGCCACGGACAAAACGGTTGATGATATCGAGCACGCCACCGTGCAGGACGATGGCGATGGTCTCGCCGGAATGGCGTGCCGCCAGTTCCTTGAGCTTGCCGGTCACGCGCTCGAACATGGTGATCAGGCTTTCGCCCTTCTCGAAATCGTAGTCGGCATTACGCCCTTCGAAGGCGGCGTAGCCTTCCGGATGATTGGCTTTCGCCTCGTCGTAAGTCAGCCCTTCGAAGACGCCGTAGCGCCGCTCGCGCATTTCCGGCACCGGTGTCGGCACCAGCCCGAGTTCGGCGCCAATTGATTGCGCCGTGGTCCATGCCCGCTTGAGATCGCTGCTGTAGAGCGCGACAATGCCGGCCGATCTGAGCCAGCGCCCGGCCGCCATGGCCTGGCGCACACCGGTTTCGTTGAGGCCGATGTCGATCTGCCCCTGAATGCGCCGCTCGGCGTTCCATTCGGTCTCGCCGTGGCGCACCAGACAGATTTGCGTTGTCCGGGTTGTAGGGATTTCCACCATTCTCTGCCTCTCGCCTTCGCTGTAAATTTGGCCCACTTTGATTTTCAATTTACCCCGGCCTTAGAAGCCGGGAATTCTATCAACCGAGGAGGACTTTTTCGTGACCCTTCTGCTCAAGCTCTCGCAGCTGATCGACTGGCTCAATGAGCGCGTCGGCAAAGCTGCATTCTGGCTGGTGCTGGTGATGACCATCATCTGCGCCAGCAACGCCAGTTACCGCTTTATCTTCAATGACAGTTCAAACGGCCTGCTGGAAATCCAGTGGTACCTGTTCGCTGCTGTTTTCCTGCTTTGCTCACCTTATACCCTGCAAAAAAACGAGCACGTCCGTATCGACGTGCTGTCCGGCAAGTTGTCGCCGCGCGGTCTGGCCGTCATCGACATCATCGGCACCTTGTTCTTCTTGCTGCCGATGGTGGTTACCGTACTCTGGCTATCACTGCCGCTGGTCGCCGAATCGTACAAGATCCAGGAAATGTCCTCCAATGCCGGAGGCCTGATTCGCTGGCCGGTCAAGATCCTGCTACCCATCGGCTTCACGCTGCTCGCCCTGCAGGGCATATCCGAGCTGATCAAGCGCATTGGCTTCCTGGCCGGACGAATTGACGACCCGAACAACAAGGAAAAGGGCCCGACGGCCGAAGAAGAACTGGCCGCAGCCATCGCTGCAGCCAAAGCACAGGAGGCCAAATAATGGCGGAGTTCATGATTGCCAACATGGCACCGCTGATGTTTGGCGCGCTTGTTCTATTCCTCCTTTTCGGCTATCCGGTCGCCTTCGCGCTGGCTGCCAACGGCATTTTCTTCGGCCTGATCGGCATTGAACTCGGCCTGCTCCACCCGGCACTCTTTCAGGCTCTGCCGGAGCGGATCTTCGGCATCATGGCCAACGACACCTTGCTGGCCATCCCGTTCTTCACCTTCATGGGACTGATCCTCGAGCGATCGGGCATGGCCGAAGACCTGCTCGACACCATCGGCCAGCTATTCGGCCCGATGCGCGGCGGCCTGGCCTACGCGGTCATCTTCGTCGGCGCCCTGCTTGCTGCGACGACCGGCGTGGTTGCCGCCTCGGTCATCTCGATGGGCCTGATCTCGCTGCCCATCATGCTCCGCTACGGTTACGACAAGCGACTGGCCTCCGGCGTCATCGCCGCTTCCGGCACGCTGGCCCAGATCATTCCACCGTCGCTGGTGCTGATCATCATGGCCGACCAGCTCGGCAAGTCGGTTGGCGACATGTACGAAGGCGCTTTCGTCCCGGGCCTGATTCTGACA contains:
- the ribD gene encoding bifunctional diaminohydroxyphosphoribosylaminopyrimidine deaminase/5-amino-6-(5-phosphoribosylamino)uracil reductase RibD yields the protein MSFSAVDYGMMARALQLAERGLWTTSPNPRVGCVVVRDGEIVGEGWHEKAGEPHAEVHALRAAGEKAKGATAYVTLEPCSHHGRTPPCAEALIAAGVSRVVAAMTDPNPLVSGKGLALLQAAGIETASGLLENEARELNIGFVSRMTRGRPWLRLKAAASLDGKTALNNGVSQWITGPDARRDGHAWRARACAILTGIGTVRDDDPSLTVRDVATTRQPLRVVVDSRLEIPLTARVLQGEPVLIVGAVENAEKMALLRSTGNFVEILNDGAGKVDLKALLELLAQRGINEVHAEAGFKLNGSLLREGLVDELLLYLAPCLIGHDASGLFNLPELTRLDGKRRLKIRDLRQLGEDIRLIARFP
- the nrdR gene encoding transcriptional regulator NrdR, whose product is MKCPFCGNDDTAVVDTRLSDEADVVRRRRKCNACDKRFTTYERAEIQLPQVVKKNGLRTEFSRAKLRASLELALRKRPVSIESVDAAVADIEERLRSAGEREVTTQQLGELVMRELKKLDKVAYIRFASVYRNFEDVDAFSKAIREVSPTSKKK
- the glyA gene encoding serine hydroxymethyltransferase; this translates as MFSAKDTLAKVDPELWKAMQAEVQRQEDHIELIASENYVSKAVMEAQGSQLTNKYAEGYPGKRYYGGCEYVDVVEQIAIDRLKKLFGADAANVQPNSGSQANQAVLMAFAKPGDTIMGMSLAEGGHLTHGMALNMSGKWFNVVSYGLDANEAIDYDKMEALAREHKPKIIVAGASAYALRIDWERFARIAKEVGAIFWVDMAHYAGLIAAGFYPNPVPFADVVTSTTHKTLRGPRGGVILMKAEHEKALNSAIFPGLQGGPLEHVIAAKAVAFKEAATPEFKNYQEQVINNARVMARVLGEERGLRIVSGRTESHVFLLDLRAKNITGKEAEAALGRAHITVNKNGIPNDPQKPFVTSGIRIGSPAMTTRGFTEIEAETIAHLVADVLEAPNDEAVAATVRAKVAALCAKFPVYGA
- a CDS encoding histidine phosphatase family protein translates to MVEIPTTRTTQICLVRHGETEWNAERRIQGQIDIGLNETGVRQAMAAGRWLRSAGIVALYSSDLKRAWTTAQSIGAELGLVPTPVPEMRERRYGVFEGLTYDEAKANHPEGYAAFEGRNADYDFEKGESLITMFERVTGKLKELAARHSGETIAIVLHGGVLDIINRFVRGNSLETPRDFLIPNAGINWIATVDGQWSLNAWGETDHLEPGALDELPA
- a CDS encoding TRAP transporter small permease subunit, with product MTLLLKLSQLIDWLNERVGKAAFWLVLVMTIICASNASYRFIFNDSSNGLLEIQWYLFAAVFLLCSPYTLQKNEHVRIDVLSGKLSPRGLAVIDIIGTLFFLLPMVVTVLWLSLPLVAESYKIQEMSSNAGGLIRWPVKILLPIGFTLLALQGISELIKRIGFLAGRIDDPNNKEKGPTAEEELAAAIAAAKAQEAK